In one window of Henckelia pumila isolate YLH828 chromosome 1, ASM3356847v2, whole genome shotgun sequence DNA:
- the LOC140892909 gene encoding photosystem I reaction center subunit XI, chloroplastic codes for MASTMAVQLKTPYGSRGLLAPPKGVPGSAFRVSPSTKRSFSVKAIQAEKPTYQVIQPINGDPFIGSLETPITSSPLIAWYLSNLPGYRTAVSPLLRGIEVGLAHGYLLVGPFAVTGPLRNTPYHGAAGSLAAGGLVTILSICLTMYGIASFKEGEPSIAPTLTLTGRKKEADKLQTAEGWAQFSGGFFFGGISGVVWAYFLLYVLDLPYFVK; via the exons atggcCTCAACAATGGCTGTCCAGCTGAAGACCCCCTATGGCTCGAGGGGATTATTGGCTCCTCCTAAGGGTGTTCCGGGATCTGCCTTCCGAGTTTCGCCTTCTACCAAGAGATCCTTCTCCGTCAAGGCCATCCAGGCCGAAAAG CCCACATACCAAGTGATCCAACCCATCAACGGCGACCCATTCATTGGAAGCCTGGAGACCCCGATCACGTCTAGCCCATTGATAGCCTGGTACCTGTCCAACCTCCCCGGGTACCGGACAGCCGTGAGCCCGCTTCTTCGGGGGATCGAAGTGGGCCTGGCCCACGGATACCTCTTGGTGGGCCCATTCGCAGTGACAGGCCCACTTCGGAACACTCCCTATCACGGTGCAGCAGGCTCGCTGGCAGCAGGTGGCCTGGTGACCATCCTCAGCATTTGCCTGACAATGTATGGGATTGCTTCATTCAAAGAAGGTGAGCCCTCAATTGCACCAACTTTGACTCTAACTGGAAGAAAGAAGGAGGCTGACAAGTTGCAGACTGCCGAGGGATGGGCTCAGTTTAGTGGTGGATTCTTCTTTGGTGGGATTTCTGGTGTCGTTTGGGCTTATTTTCTACTCTATGTTCTTGATCTTCCTTACTTTGTCAAGTAA